The DNA sequence AGATTGCCATCATCGACAGGGCTGACCAGCTCAACATCAATTCAGCCAACGCTCTGCTAAAAACTCTTGAAGAGCCGGTGCCTGATTTTGTACTCCTGCTTTTGCAGGAAAGTGGCCGTCCTGTTTTGCCGACTATTCGTTCACGATGCCAGGTGTTATCGATTCCCGTTCCTTCAGCGGCTCAGGCCGGTGCCTGGCTGGCTGGAAAGGTTGCGGAGCTTGAAGGCGACAAGCAGCCATCATCCGAACTCATGGCAAAGTCTTTAATGCTGGCGGGTAACGCTCCTCGCCTGGCGCTTGAATATGCCACAGGAGAGTTCCCGGTACTGCGGGATGAGGCGTTTGAGAAATTCCGGCAATTCATGAAGGGTCAGGTTGCTGTGTCTGAAGCCGCCAAGGCTTTCAAGGCTCTGGGGCTGGAGGATATGCTCTGGCTGTTTGAAGGGTGGGCAGCTGACCTGGCGCGGCTTTGTGCCGGAGGTGAAGCTAACGACCGTGAAGCTTCAGAAATGCTCGGGTTTCTGGCTGGGATCAACCCGGCCTGGCGCGCCCATGAACTGTTGGAACTGGTTCGGGAAGCCCGGGCTGCCGGCGTATATAATGCTAATCCGGAACTGGAAGCGAGTCGGTTGCTGATAGCCTGGCGAAACCTGATGCCTTCGAAGCGACGTGCGTCCTGATTGCGCTTTTGGGGGCAACAACTGCTATGATTTCGAATTATCAGGGATTTTTCTCCCGCACGTTTTTGTTTGGCGCTCAAATTATTCAATTTTCATTGAAACGATTTATTGTTTTCTATCACTAATCAATTTTTAGAAGGTGTCAGATATGGGGCCCGGATTTGGTGCACGCAGTGGCATTCTCACCCTGACCATTAAAGATAAAGCGGTTCTGTACGCCGCTTATATGCCATACATCCGCCAGGGTGGTCTGTTCATACCCACCCAGAAGCAGTACCGGCTTGGCGATGAGGTTTTTCTTTTGCTGAACCTTATGGATGAACCGGAAAAGATACCCGTTGCGGGGAAGGTTATCTGGATAACTCCCAAGGGGGCCCAGGGTAACCGTGCCGCAGGTATAGGCGTGCAATTCAATGGTGATGACGAAAGTGCCAGGACCAAGATTGAATCTTATCTTGCCGGCTCCCTGAGCTCTGATCGCCCGACGCATACAATGTGAGGTGCGATTCAGAAATGCATGATATTGCAACTTCGCCAGACCTTCGCGAAAACAAACCGGTTGTACGTGAGGCGGAATGGCCGCTGCAACATATTACTCTGGCAGGCCTGAGCTGGTCTGCCGTGGATGTTTCATCATCTAACCCGCCGATTATCATGCTGCATGGCTGGCTTGATAACAGTCTGACGTTCACCGGTATAGCACCGGAGCTGGCGAAACTTGCGTCGTTGCATGCCATCGATATGGCTGGTCACGGTCATTCCGGGCATCGCCCGCCGGGACAAAGCTATCTGCTTATGGATTATGTGGCAGATATTGCCGAACTGATTGAGGAACACTTCAATGGCGGGAAAGTGGATATTGTCGGCCATTCACTTGGGGGTATTGTAGGCTCGCTTTACGCCTCAGCTTTTCCGGAGAGTGTACGCAGGCTGGTGATGATCGACAGCCTTGGCGCGCTCAGTCGCCCTGTGAGTGACACAGTTCCGCAGTTGCGCAAATCCATCAAAAAGCGAATGGCAGGCTCTGGTAAATCTGCGGTTTATCCGGATATCGCTGCAGCGGCAAAAGTTCGTGAAGGCGGGCTCAGCCCACTTAGTCATGAAGCCGCGCTGGCCTTGATACCCCGCAACCTGAAGGCAGAAAATGATGGCTTCAGCTGGCGTACAGACCCACGTTTGCGGCATCCGTCGCAATTAATGATGACGGAGGAGCAGGTCGTTGCTTCGCTAAGCGCCATTGAGGCTCCGAGTCTGTTCGTTCGGGCGCAGGATGGGTTGTTTATCAGTCGGGCGGGAATGGATGATCGGGCAGATGCAGTGCCCCATCTGCAAATAGTGGACGTACCGGGCGGACACCATTGTCACCTGGATGGGGATACCCGGCCGGTTGCTGATGTTGTAAGAAATTTCCTTGAGAATGAGTGATACCTTGTCAAAGTATTTTGTGTTTCGTCTGCTTGTTGCTGTAATACTCTCGACAGTCGCCGGAGCTGCCAGTGCAGAGCTTCCGGAAGCTATGCCGCAAGCATTTGCCCAGTCCACTCTGGAGGCAACCGTTCCGATTGAATCTTCGGGGCATCTGGTTCTTTTCAGCCCGGTTCGCGAGGTTAACAACGAAATTCGTTCTGAATCTCTGGCCCGCCTGCCGGTTTCGGGCGAGGGGAGGTTATATCAGATCTCCCGTGATGCCAGCCGGCGGGAAGCCCGTGAGCACTATCTGGGGTTACTTCAGGAAAGAGGCGCGAGCGTCCTTTTTGAGTGCTCGGGCATTCGCTGTGGGCGAAGTAACGTATGGGCAAATCAGATTTTCAGTCAATCTGTGCTCTATGGGCGCGATGCTACCCAGGATTATCTGGTGGCTGGCCTGGTTACAGAGGACGGTAGCCGTTGGCTGACGTCTGTTTACACGGTAACCAGAGGTAATCTGAGAGAATATGTGTGGGTTGAGCACCTGAAAGTTTCTGCTGGTGCAACAGTTCCCGGCCTTGGTGCTGAAAATGACAGGGTTTCTGGCCCTGTGGTTGTGCCATGGCAGGGAGGAGTTACCTACCGGTTTGACTGGCAGGCAACGGATCGCCGGAAAATCAGTGAGCTTGCCCGGACCGATGGGGCCAGGGTTGTTCTTGTCGGCTACTCCGTGCTTGCCGGTGACGAGCTACTCAGCGATGCCATGGCTCGTGCCCGGAAAGCCGCCGAGTCGCTTTCCGAAGTACTTGTCAAAACGGGGGTTCCCAGGCAGCAGCAGGAAATTGTGGTTGCTGGTCCTGCGGTAGTTGTTCCTGACCCTGCCCGCCAGGGAGACCGGGTTGAAATCATGGTTATAACGAGGTAAATGCGTGCCCGATAATCATGTGTCCAAGGTTTTAAACAGCTCTGACATATCGACCACAGAGGCGAATGCCAGTACTGACAAGACGGCGGGCAAGCCCGACCGTCAACGCCCTACAGTTGCCCTGACTCTCGGAAGTGGCGGTGCGCGCGGCTATGCCCATATAGGCGCTATCGAAGTGCTGGCTGAGCGTGGTTACAACATTGTTGCCATTTCGGGCTGCTCTATGGGGGCGCTCGTAGGTGGAATGTACGCTGCTGGAAAAATGCAGGATTACAAGGACTGGGTAACCGGGTTGGGGCAGTTTGACGTACTTAAACTGCTGGACCTGACGTTTAACTCCGTCGGAGCAATCAGGGGAGAGAAGATCTTTTCTGTCGTTCGGGAGATGCTGGGGGATATCCGTATCGAGAACCTGCCGCTGCATTATACTGCGGTTGCTACGGATTTGCTGGCGCACAAGGAAGTCTGGTTTCAGGAAGGTCCGTTGGACAAGGCTATACGCGCGTCTGTCGCAATCCCCAGTGTTGTTACACCTCTGGTTCTTGGTGGCCGTGTTCTTGTGGACGGTGCATTGCTGAATCCATTACCTATTATACCGACCATCTCTTCTCATGCAGACCTGATTGTTGCAGTTAACCTCAGCGGTGAAGACGACCGGCGCCAGCGCATACCTGACGCCGCTTTTGCGCATAATCAGAATGCGTCAGCCGCTGGCGTAACAGATGAGTGGATGAACACTATGCTCGACAAAGCTTCCCGTTGGTTTGACTGGGATGCTCTGAAGTCACTGGGTGCGAACAGGCCTGATGGGGCGGATACCCCTGAGGACAAAATTTCGAAAGAGGTGCAGAAAAAAGAGCACCATAAAGACAGCGAGACCAAGCACCAGGAAGACCACGAGACTATCGACTGGGACAAGCTCGGGATTGGCAAGTTCGATGTTATGAACCTTACTATTGAAACCATGCAGAGTGCTCTGGTGCAGTACAAGATTGCTGGCTATCCACCTGACCTGCTTGTAAACATTCCCAAGAACGTCTCTCGCAGCTACGACTTCCACAAAGCGCCCGAGTTGATTCAGCTTGGGCGCGAGCGCATGGCTGCAGCACTTGATCGCTTTGAAGATAGCCGGAGCAGTTC is a window from the Marinobacter sp. ANT_B65 genome containing:
- the holB gene encoding DNA polymerase III subunit delta', producing MTDIALEMPWLQNAWQVVQKQFAEGRFPHALLLTGECGVGKRAWADAVAGLLLCASPVNKDIGEPVACGQCRQCQLVAASSHPDVRVYSPEKSRMIKVDQVRSLSAFAVSSPQVSARKIAIIDRADQLNINSANALLKTLEEPVPDFVLLLLQESGRPVLPTIRSRCQVLSIPVPSAAQAGAWLAGKVAELEGDKQPSSELMAKSLMLAGNAPRLALEYATGEFPVLRDEAFEKFRQFMKGQVAVSEAAKAFKALGLEDMLWLFEGWAADLARLCAGGEANDREASEMLGFLAGINPAWRAHELLELVREARAAGVYNANPELEASRLLIAWRNLMPSKRRAS
- a CDS encoding PilZ domain-containing protein, which produces MGPGFGARSGILTLTIKDKAVLYAAYMPYIRQGGLFIPTQKQYRLGDEVFLLLNLMDEPEKIPVAGKVIWITPKGAQGNRAAGIGVQFNGDDESARTKIESYLAGSLSSDRPTHTM
- a CDS encoding alpha/beta fold hydrolase; its protein translation is MHDIATSPDLRENKPVVREAEWPLQHITLAGLSWSAVDVSSSNPPIIMLHGWLDNSLTFTGIAPELAKLASLHAIDMAGHGHSGHRPPGQSYLLMDYVADIAELIEEHFNGGKVDIVGHSLGGIVGSLYASAFPESVRRLVMIDSLGALSRPVSDTVPQLRKSIKKRMAGSGKSAVYPDIAAAAKVREGGLSPLSHEAALALIPRNLKAENDGFSWRTDPRLRHPSQLMMTEEQVVASLSAIEAPSLFVRAQDGLFISRAGMDDRADAVPHLQIVDVPGGHHCHLDGDTRPVADVVRNFLENE
- a CDS encoding DUF4892 domain-containing protein, translated to MSDTLSKYFVFRLLVAVILSTVAGAASAELPEAMPQAFAQSTLEATVPIESSGHLVLFSPVREVNNEIRSESLARLPVSGEGRLYQISRDASRREAREHYLGLLQERGASVLFECSGIRCGRSNVWANQIFSQSVLYGRDATQDYLVAGLVTEDGSRWLTSVYTVTRGNLREYVWVEHLKVSAGATVPGLGAENDRVSGPVVVPWQGGVTYRFDWQATDRRKISELARTDGARVVLVGYSVLAGDELLSDAMARARKAAESLSEVLVKTGVPRQQQEIVVAGPAVVVPDPARQGDRVEIMVITR
- a CDS encoding patatin-like phospholipase family protein, with amino-acid sequence MPDNHVSKVLNSSDISTTEANASTDKTAGKPDRQRPTVALTLGSGGARGYAHIGAIEVLAERGYNIVAISGCSMGALVGGMYAAGKMQDYKDWVTGLGQFDVLKLLDLTFNSVGAIRGEKIFSVVREMLGDIRIENLPLHYTAVATDLLAHKEVWFQEGPLDKAIRASVAIPSVVTPLVLGGRVLVDGALLNPLPIIPTISSHADLIVAVNLSGEDDRRQRIPDAAFAHNQNASAAGVTDEWMNTMLDKASRWFDWDALKSLGANRPDGADTPEDKISKEVQKKEHHKDSETKHQEDHETIDWDKLGIGKFDVMNLTIETMQSALVQYKIAGYPPDLLVNIPKNVSRSYDFHKAPELIQLGRERMAAALDRFEDSRSSSGPLAI